The Streptomyces europaeiscabiei genome window below encodes:
- a CDS encoding GH1 family beta-glucosidase, giving the protein MATNPIPQFPADFLWGVSTSAHQIEGAAGEREPSVWDAFTAGTGHIKDGSTAAVACDHYHRYPEDVALLRDLGVGAYRFSISWPRVNAPGGLDFYDRLVDELAGAGVRPVPTLFHWDLPSSLEEAGGWLNRDTAERFAEYVAVVAARLGDRVTKWITLNEPAEHTLLGHALGTHAPGKQLMFDALPAAHHQLLGHGLAVRALRAAGVTDIGIANSHGPTWAASEEQADVEAAGFYDLLLNRLFAEPVLLGEYPEGIGELMPGTDIGSDLKIISEPLDWYGVNYYAPTRVGAPEGADIEFGGITIPAELPFTVKQIEGAPTTDFGWPVVPGGLTELLTTFRDRYGDRLPPIVITENGCSYEGVDDQERIAYLDGHVRALHEAAEAGVDIRGYFVWSLLDNFEWAEGYARRFGLVHVDFETLERTPKASYAWYRDLLRAQSRG; this is encoded by the coding sequence ATGGCGACGAACCCGATACCCCAGTTCCCGGCAGACTTCCTGTGGGGCGTCTCGACCTCCGCGCATCAGATCGAGGGGGCCGCCGGCGAGCGCGAGCCGTCCGTGTGGGACGCCTTCACCGCCGGGACGGGGCACATCAAGGACGGCTCGACGGCGGCGGTGGCCTGCGACCACTACCACCGCTACCCCGAGGACGTGGCCCTCCTGCGCGACCTGGGCGTGGGGGCGTACCGCTTCTCGATCTCCTGGCCCCGGGTGAACGCTCCGGGCGGACTCGACTTCTACGACCGCCTGGTGGACGAGCTGGCGGGCGCCGGCGTACGCCCCGTGCCGACCCTCTTCCACTGGGACCTGCCGTCGTCGCTGGAGGAGGCCGGCGGCTGGCTGAACCGGGACACCGCCGAGCGGTTCGCCGAGTACGTCGCCGTCGTGGCCGCCCGGCTCGGCGACCGCGTCACCAAGTGGATCACCCTCAACGAGCCCGCCGAGCACACCCTGCTGGGCCACGCCCTCGGCACCCACGCGCCGGGCAAGCAGCTGATGTTCGACGCGCTCCCGGCCGCCCACCACCAGCTGCTGGGCCACGGCCTGGCCGTACGGGCCCTGCGCGCGGCCGGAGTCACGGACATCGGTATCGCCAACTCGCACGGGCCGACGTGGGCGGCGTCGGAGGAACAGGCGGACGTCGAGGCGGCGGGCTTCTACGACCTCCTGCTGAACCGCCTGTTCGCGGAGCCGGTCCTGCTGGGCGAATACCCGGAGGGCATCGGCGAGCTGATGCCGGGCACGGACATCGGCTCCGACCTGAAGATCATCTCCGAGCCGCTCGACTGGTACGGCGTCAACTACTACGCGCCGACCCGCGTGGGCGCCCCCGAGGGCGCGGACATCGAGTTCGGCGGCATCACCATCCCGGCCGAACTCCCCTTCACGGTCAAGCAGATCGAGGGCGCCCCGACGACCGACTTCGGCTGGCCGGTCGTCCCCGGGGGCCTCACCGAACTCCTCACCACCTTCCGCGACCGCTACGGCGACCGTCTGCCCCCGATCGTCATCACCGAGAACGGCTGCTCCTACGAGGGCGTCGACGACCAGGAACGCATCGCCTACCTCGACGGCCATGTGCGCGCCCTGCACGAGGCGGCCGAGGCGGGCGTCGACATCCGCGGCTACTTCGTGTGGTCCCTGCTCGACAACTTCGAGTGGGCCGAGGGGTACGCACGCCGGTTCGGCCTGGTCCACGTGGACTTCGAGACGCTGGAGCGCACCCCGAAGGCGTCGTACGCCTGGTACCGGGACCTGCTGCGTGCCCAGAGCCGGGGATGA